AGAAGAGTATCACAGACAGCAAAACGAAAGCTCTGATACCAATGCTTTTACTAcaacacaaaaaacagacatacaaAGCCACTTTtcagaaaaaccaaaaacacatgtAACACgtcattaaaattttagaaactaACATTAACCAACATTCACTATCATAAAACTTAACATATATTTAAGAGTTACTACCATACAACCACTACAGAAAGaaaacttacaagctttttctgtttaaaagaaaacattaacaagttttaaaaaactacttTAATCACGACGTAAACAAAGCTGTCGATTCTAAATCCCAACGTTACTTTTCAGTAAGCTTACCGCGGCATTACAAGCAGTTACTTTCTATCCGTAAAAAAACACACGCTGGAAATTATGATCGTCAGAAAGAATCAGAAAGGAGCAATCAGGATGTTGCAAGTCCCGATCACGCACAGCCGTTAATCACGAAATCATGCGAGCTCCAATCATCATATTCCGTTCTGTTCTCCAAAAGGAGAAACAGGTAAGGATTAATCCTACCTGACGATACAGAATATCGTTGGGCATTCCGTACTCTGGTAAAAAGATTCCACTATGATCGAGGGTGAGAACCCAACACGTTAGCCCGAGCAACCTAAAGATATCTAGGTTCTTCCATTTCTGTTGCTACATTTATTTGCAgatgttataaaatatatttttgcatttaGCGTCAAAAAAACAAAGGCTAATTCCTCCCAGAATGCTCCACTCACTTACGAGCTGGCTGTCCCACCCGGCCGCCTCACTTTATTTACATATCCCTGCCCACTCCCTTCCGCCAGAAATCTACCGtaataaccaaaataaaagcGACATATAGTATCTTAGAGTGAAAAGCTGTTCCGTTTCTATAGTAGATTGGCCACCCCaattttctcctgaaatttttatgtcttgatctttctttttttttttggtcactctgcgcggcatgcgggatcttagttccccgaccagggatcgaacccgcgccccctacagtggaagcgcggagtcctaaccactgtaccgccagggaattcctataaGTCTTGATCTTaccctaaaatatatttttttacaaagaactgtaaacaaaacTCATAACTCCAGACTCGAGAGACaattaccctaacactaacactgaCATCCTCCACCAAATGCAGTTTTAGGGGGAGAGTTGAAGCCTATGGTTTCCTTCTTCCAGGAACGGTGAGTGGTCCCTCGCTTCTCCAGCCTTCATCCCTACTTCCAGTCACGAAGGTATCAGAAAGGTTTCTTTTTCAGCCCAAAGACGCTGATGAATAATGCTATTTCGGTGATGGCTGGGATGGCACTACGGAAGGTAGGTGATGGGTTCAGGGTCCCTTCCAATAAAAATATCCAGACCCCcaagccagcaatcccacccccAAAGTGTAGGAGTGGGGGACCTCAAAAAGACCACGGGATGTTGAGTGGATCTGATATCTTATACATGGAGTAAAGGGCTGGGTAAGGGAAACCTTCAGATTTAAAGTAAACCGTCCTTCCCCGTCCTCAAACACTGGGTGCTACCATACCTGCAGAAGACAAAAATGTACCAGTACGTGGTGCACTCCCAACGCTCAAATATGAAGAAGGATAGGGCCACAGATGCACTACAGTGAGCCCCAATGGCTTGGGAACGCATCAGAGTCAAGGAAAGCTTTTGGATCAATAGGTAGTGATGGGCCAGAAAAGGCCAGTGGTGGGACTGGCATCTGCATTCTGGTTCACCTCCTGGGGAGCAGGGCACCTCTTGCTCCCTTTACCACACTGCAAAGGCCAGAGCCAGCAGCCCTGACTTCTGAGTTTTAGGACTGCCACGTGAATGGAGGCCAGAACTGAGCCTGCACAGCTGGGACCCCAAGCTACCGCCACCCCATATCTAGCAGGTGAAGTAGTAGGCTCCCCATCTACTCCAAGCACACAGGAATGCTCACAGTGACATTATACACCCCGCTAGAATCACTCTCCAGCACCCTGGTCCTCCCCGTCCACTATCCCAGTGTCAAGAGCCTTCCCTGATCCATCTTCCTCAGTCTCTTCTGCGTTCCCATAGTGCTTCATATCTTTACACATCCTATGGCACAGTGTTTATCACACTGAATTACAgatgtctgtctgtgtgtctgcctCTTCCTCAAGATAGAAAACTGTTTTACTCCCATTTTGAGATCTCCAGTGCCTGACGCATAGCAGGAGCTTAACAAATGATCAAAGATTGTATTAAATCTTCTACATTACCTAAGAAGATCTCTCAACTGGAGGGATTCTGTTTGCCTGCTAGGGCAATACCACTGTGCCAGAAAGGCCTAGTTAGGTGGCTGAAGGGCGTTAAGATGGAAATGGGCCGTACAGGAAAGGTGCACAAGTAAAAAGGATACAGATGAGGCTCTGGGTGCTGTTGAACATGGAAACTCCTGAGAAGAAACCGGCCAGCTCCACTGCAAAGAGGGCCAGGGTGACAGAGAGCGCTGCCaccagcctgcagaaaggaaggGAGTTGGCTTAGGCCTTCTGGACTTTTTCTAACACCCCTTCACTCCCACTACTGCTTAATTCTGACCACTCTGCCCCAAGTGCTCACTGCATGTCCTGCTTTTCATACTCCTCCGGGGTGAACTTGAGAGGCAGGCAGGCCTGGATGTTGCTGTCCTGGGGAGCAgggcagaaagaaagagaagttgAAAGAGGGTCGAGCGGCGGATGGCGGGGGAATGGGAGGACCCCGCCGGGTAAGGCCCCGGGGGAAAGGTGCGGTGGGGCTGGGACCACCCCAAGGTGGGAAGGGGGGCGAGAGGAGGGGGGCCATGGGTCTTACCCGCGACCAAAATAAGGTGATGACGACCACCAAATGCGCCAGGAGCGTCAGAAAGCGAGAGGGCACGAGTCCCGAGATCCGACCCATGGCCCCCAGGGTAAGGGTTACCGCCTGGAGCAGAGGCCGTGGTCTCTGGGACTGGAAGCTCAGGGAAAGCGACTCCTCAAGTCTCCCAGGCTAGCCTACAAAAATTCGACGTACGCCGCCTTCCAGCTCGCGCTGGTGCCGCCCAGTTGCCTTGGTAACCTTGGTAACCGCATACGCGGGGGCTACGACGGGAATCTCTGAAAATATCGCGAGAGCGGTAAATTATCGCGCCGCCGAGAACCCCCAGAGGATCGCGGGTATGGGTCCTCTGTACCTCATCCCGGCCGGGTGCGGACAGCCAGCCGCCTCCCCGCGCGCAGCCGAGCTATCGGCACCTGAGAGTGTGCGGCAGTGGCGCGGTCCCGCACTGCCGACTCTGCCCGCGCAGCCCCGGCGAAAGGAAACCCGCCCTGCCTAGCCCGGGATACCCCTTCCTCCCCGGATGCCCACGCCGGAAGCCgcccggcccccagcccccgcTGCGCTGCCCAGGACGACCCTCCGGATACCGCTGTCACCGCCACGCCGGCCTTAGGGCATCGCCATTCCTGAGGCCTGGACACTCTCTTTTCTTCCATCCTCCGCATCCGTTTCGCTACCACCTGCCCTGGGCCGAACTTGGAGAGGTGGATGCCCCTACATTGTCCGGCTGTCGTTCATTCTCCCAGAGCCCCTGGTTGTCGGCGGACCTCATACCTGAACCTTCCTTGATTCTGGTTCCCCCCAACCAACTCCCCAGACAACTTGCTCAGATTTGTGAGGGATTTGCAGAGTGCAGAAAATGGCCCGCTCTCCTGAACTAGGGTGTGGATGAGAGGCGTGTTTAGGGAAGGGAGTGGACGAGAAAAGGGGGTGGAGCGGGGAGTGGAGGAAGAGAACGAAACCCTGCGTCCCTGGGAGGCAAGGATCGAGGGCGGAGATGCAGACTCTGCAACGATTTCCTTATCTCTTTGAGCTGTGGGCACGACTTAGCCCAACTACAGTCCAAGcatctctcactatcgcgacctcacTGACCTTTGGGCCTCAAAGGGGATCCCTGCAGAACGGAAAGTTCTCGCCCGCATTCATTGCTCACACACAGTCTAGTTACAACCTCGCAGGGGCCTCCTTACCCACTTACCAGATCATCTCTCTTCCTGCTGTCAAGAATAATAATGGATAAACGTCTATAgtaagaatagaaaagagttttatttgaaccAAACTAAGGACTAGCCCGGAAGCCCACTTCCCAGATCACTCTGAGAAACTGCCCCAGGGAAGCATGGTTTCCAGTACAGTTTTATATCtggtcagaacaaagaacattaaacaagtAAGGGTTACATTTcttcatggtttaaaaaaaaaaaaagaacaggcaaTGAGTACCCAGCGAGTCGGTATGGTgttggcacctgggaagggagtctgATCATCAAAAGAGGACCAGCATTGGCATCCCAAGAGGGGCATTTAATCTTCATTCTTAACATGGatattctttacttctggtcagtgtgcccttttctttaataattaaagcagatgtacaatgtatgtttgataggccacaaacaggctgttttagttagcataaaattcaagttaactcatgtttaagccagaatgacttccccatacctcaatatgtgaacatttctttTATCACTACTCTTCATCTCCGTGCTTCTAGGAGGGTCTAAACTACAAACCCTAGAggcatgttttatttcttcattcattcattcattcaacagatattcattGACTAGCTATAAGTcctaggcactgtgctgggctcaTGTTCTTGAGGAACAAGACATAAGTGTCTACCTTCCTGGGGTCAGAGAGATCAATGACAAACAGGCAAACAAATAATATATCTGCATGATAATAGGTgctgtaaataaaaatttttaagggaAATATTAGAATAATGTGATCAAGGAAAGTTTCTTTGAAAATGGGTCGTTTGTTCTTAAACTTTGTTTTAGGAAATGTGGTCAAAAATGAGAGGAAATGctcttctctcttccaggtcCCCAGTGTAATAAatggatttccttttttctaaaccAGTGGGTGAAAAAATTCGTAAGTCAAAGAGATAGTCAAAAGATGTTtcctcaaggtcatgaaagacaaagagatgTGACAAAAATGGGCAAAcgacaaggtcctgctgtatagcacagggaactatattcaatatcttgtgataaaccataatggaaaagaatatatatatatatctccatattatatatctgaatcactttgctttacagcagaaattaacacaacattgtaaaacaactatacttcaataaaataaaaaaaaagacgtgACAAATTTGACATGAGAAATTTAATGTGTGATCCTAATGGATCCTggatcaggaaaaaaatttttttttttaattataaaggacattagtggaacaACAGGCAAAATTTGAATAAGGTCTCTAGCCTAGATAATAGTATTGCATcggtgttaatttcctgatttttggATAATTCTACTGCCTTTATGGAAGAGAATGTCCTCGTTAGAACTTTTCTCTGGGAATAGAAAGCCCAGGACTTCAGAGCCAGGCTCCCCCAGACAGTTTATCGAGTCTGACTATTCACAGGTGAAGGAAGCACTGTCCTAGAGTGAAAGTGAGGAAAGCCCAGGACCCGCTTTTGCAAGATTCTCCAAGGTCCCTGGAGCAAATAGAATGAACAGAAGGAGTCAGCTGTATGAAGATCtggggaaagagcattccaggtgaggcacagcaagtgcaaagtTCCTTAGGTGGGAACAAGCCCAGTGTGTTTGTTGAACAGAAAGAGAGCTAGTGTGTCTGAAGCCCATAatggaaggggaagaagagatCAGGGTGAGGTGGGATGGGTAGACAAGGGACATGGCCTTGCAGCCATGCGGAGGGACAGACTCAGATTTGTATAACACACATGGATGACTTTGGTTGCAACACGGAGAATGGATTTTAAGATTTTAAGCAGAAGGTCTGTGAAGAAGCCATGGTGTTATCCAGAAAGGATAGGATGAGATTGGACCAGAGTGGAGTCAAGGAGGTGGAGTGAAGTGGAAGGAATCTAGAGATCCTTAGAAGATAAAGTCTGAACATGGGGCTGTGGGTGGATGAGAAAAAGGGAGCGGTCAAGGATTAGATTTTGGGCTCCAGCAGCTGGAAGTTTGGGGTATTCTGCTCATAATAGCCTTCCTGCCTAGGGGACCTATAGATAGTAAGAACTGGGCAGTCACAGTTCACATTGTGAATTAGTAAACAGCAAGCATTTAGGTCTGTCCTGTCACTTTCCATGACCTTGGTTCAGGGAAGCCTGCTCTACAAAGTCTCACAAAAGCGAGTTTTGGAGTCACCCTGTGGCCATAGGAGGTATTACTGGTGACCAGGTGTCCTTCCCCAGGGGACCACTCGTCCGAGGGCTGGCACTCACGTGTCCCAACATTTGAACTGGTCATAAAAGAacttagaaaaacattttttaaatcacagaaatattcaaatatatgtaaagataaagaaaaataaagaaaagcccaTTTGAAGCCTACCATTCTGCTTCAGCAATTACCAACACATGACCAACTTTTTTCAGCTATACTCTCCCTCCCAGTCCCACTgggttattttgaagcaaatcccagacatcacgAAATAATTCTGTCCAGGAGGAAGAAATTTCCCCCACCTCTCTTGAGTTCTTTTAGCTGATCTAATAATTACGTTGACACAAGACattaacaggaggaaaaaacCAATTTAATTCATACACAGGGAAGTCTCATAGAAATGTGACCGCCgaagtgaccaaagcaggctgtttatatatcattttttgacaaataaatattatttgtgaAGATTTAACAAAGGGGCTTGTGTTAGGGGTAGCTGACCAATGAAGACTTTTGTTATACAGCTTTCTTAGCCTTGAATTCCCTCATTCtggtgatgaaataaaatttatattttaaggcgGGACAAGAGAAACTAAACATAAAattctgtgtgtttgtttgggcctcctccctctctccctaatGTGCAGtgtgcatctgcattacacaTTAGCCAGAGCTCCTCAAAGACAGAAGTGGCTGCTCAACTGTAAAGATcaatttttccccctttcttctgaTGCTAGaagtgtaacttttttttttttttaacttcttaaaaGAATAGCATTCTTTCCCAACTCTGTAGGGCGTCATGGTGACTTGCCGGTCACTCTGTAAGTGCTTACCTGGACTATGTAccttggtgaactttatgtaatACATCAGTATGTCATTTTGATGTATGATCCcttgtcttgaaaatgtatatgaTTGCGCCTTGGACTTTTAACAGGCAGCGCATCATGCTTGcttgtctctctttttctggtttttaatCTGAGCAGTGGGTTCTGGTGTAGTCCGACTGAGGCAACCATTGTAAAGTTCCCCATCACTTTCTCACCTGCTGGTTTAATTAATCGTCACTGCCTAGCTCCATTATTTCAAGGGGGGGTTGCAAACTGGGGAtgtcctaattctatcattccttctgcATTTGTCACCTGGGAT
This is a stretch of genomic DNA from Eschrichtius robustus isolate mEscRob2 chromosome 20, mEscRob2.pri, whole genome shotgun sequence. It encodes these proteins:
- the TMEM107 gene encoding transmembrane protein 107 isoform X2, which translates into the protein MRRMEEKRVSRPQEWRCPKAGVAVTADSNIQACLPLKFTPEEYEKQDMQLVAALSVTLALFAVELAGFFSGVSMFNSTQSLISIGAHCSASVALSFFIFERWECTTYWYIFVFCRCYEGVVNLPRVVGVLLLWSCLSEVLECGWSREERGQIVCEERKMDLCKVTGWRLGPGGPHMPRSI
- the TMEM107 gene encoding transmembrane protein 107 isoform X3, whose protein sequence is MGRISGLVPSRFLTLLAHLVVVITLFWSRDSNIQACLPLKFTPEEYEKQDMQLVAALSVTLALFAVELAGFFSGVSMFNSTQSLISIGAHCSASVALSFFIFERWECTTYWYIFVFCSAIPAITEIALFISVFGLKKKPF
- the TMEM107 gene encoding transmembrane protein 107 isoform X1; this translates as MGRISGLVPSRFLTLLAHLVVVITLFWSRDSNIQACLPLKFTPEEYEKQDMQLVAALSVTLALFAVELAGFFSGVSMFNSTQSLISIGAHCSASVALSFFIFERWECTTYWYIFVFCRCYEGVVNLPRVVGVLLLWSCLSEVLECGWSREERGQIVCEERKMDLCKVTGWRLGPGGPHMPRSI